Proteins from one Kineosporiaceae bacterium genomic window:
- a CDS encoding alanine racemase has product MTGLPPRIHPDVDAFLADGDAVAELLSEVGSPLNVVFPDLLRENVTAFRRVLTEHGLRHRICFAHKANQSRLLVAAAAAEGIAVDVASPGEWANARAAGVEVGDLIVTGPKGPAFLEFLVSAGAVVIVDNPWELDQLIRLVRRRVLPAGTDASGGEARVRILVRISGFAARGPHATPTRVSRFGIPVDAVDALLEAVHAAREVIDLLGVAFHVDSNAVSDKVTAIDTCLEIVERAWHRGLSPRVLDLGGGFGQVHLENPQAYEDYSLAVRRGLIGAGPPMTWDGNQFGYRIEPGGAVTGTPTFHRYANAVPGPRFLADILTASLPGHHGRTVSEVLRDNLIEVWIEPGRALVDQAGVTLTTVQFTTIAADGSRLVHLDLSRDKICPADQEVLVDPLVIPRTTGTGRTGSAPVGVFFAGCLCLERDMVYQHLTLLDRLPEPGDIIAFVNTAAYQMDLSASEALLHPRPARVGVFREGSRFVSRSESTPAEVA; this is encoded by the coding sequence ATGACGGGCCTGCCACCGCGGATCCACCCTGACGTCGATGCGTTCCTGGCGGACGGCGATGCGGTCGCCGAGCTGCTGAGCGAGGTCGGCTCACCACTCAACGTGGTCTTTCCCGACCTGCTGCGCGAGAACGTCACCGCGTTTCGGCGGGTGCTCACCGAGCACGGCCTACGGCATCGGATCTGCTTCGCGCACAAGGCGAATCAGTCCCGCCTCCTGGTGGCGGCGGCCGCCGCCGAGGGCATTGCCGTGGACGTCGCCTCGCCCGGCGAGTGGGCCAATGCCCGGGCCGCCGGGGTCGAGGTGGGCGACCTGATCGTGACCGGTCCCAAGGGGCCGGCGTTCCTGGAGTTCCTGGTCTCGGCCGGGGCCGTGGTGATCGTGGACAACCCTTGGGAGCTCGACCAGCTCATCCGACTGGTCCGGCGGCGAGTGCTGCCCGCTGGCACCGACGCCTCGGGTGGGGAGGCTCGGGTCCGGATCCTCGTACGGATCTCGGGTTTCGCCGCTCGAGGGCCGCACGCCACCCCGACTCGGGTCAGTCGGTTCGGCATCCCGGTGGACGCCGTCGACGCGTTGCTGGAGGCCGTCCACGCGGCTCGAGAGGTGATCGACCTGCTGGGCGTGGCGTTCCATGTGGACTCCAATGCCGTGTCGGACAAGGTGACGGCGATCGACACCTGCCTGGAGATCGTCGAACGCGCCTGGCACCGAGGGCTGTCGCCCCGGGTGCTCGACCTCGGCGGCGGATTCGGCCAGGTGCACCTCGAGAATCCGCAGGCCTACGAGGACTACTCCCTGGCGGTTCGCCGCGGCCTGATCGGTGCCGGCCCCCCGATGACCTGGGACGGAAACCAGTTCGGGTACCGGATCGAGCCGGGCGGCGCGGTGACGGGCACACCGACGTTTCACCGCTATGCCAACGCAGTGCCGGGACCACGGTTCCTGGCGGACATCCTCACTGCATCGCTACCTGGGCACCACGGGCGCACGGTGTCAGAGGTGTTGCGGGACAACCTGATCGAGGTCTGGATCGAGCCCGGTCGCGCACTGGTCGACCAGGCCGGGGTGACCCTGACGACGGTGCAGTTCACCACCATCGCCGCGGATGGCAGCCGCTTGGTGCACCTGGACCTCAGCCGCGACAAGATCTGCCCCGCCGATCAGGAGGTCCTGGTCGATCCCCTGGTGATCCCTCGAACAACCGGCACCGGCCGTACCGGATCGGCGCCCGTCGGGGTGTTCTTCGCCGGATGTCTGTGTCTCGAACGCGACATGGTGTACCAACATCTGACGTTGCTCGACCGGCTGCCGGAGCCCGGGGACATCATCGCCTTCGTCAACACCGCGGCGTATCAGATGGACCTGTCCGCCAGCGAGGCGTTGCTGCACCCCCGGCCGGCCCGGGTCGGGGTGTTTCGCGAGGGCAGCCGGTTCGTCTCGCGCTCGGAGTCGACCCCCGCCGAGGTGGCCTGA
- a CDS encoding cation transporter yields MTTHPDHPDHPEEAEPLERYDRAEASAVLARLAQPGLFAPRGEPMPEALLGPQRTVRYRMTALPTDPDSPLAAMRVRYREKFMQPCPLEAVTFATHHVVWDDSDGVPNVAHVGPSGLGPVVPIVAREATLALWRALAANERLDRDIAALGAADREVLSGTTTDREPLEILRIGVEATSRTLVQHAYLADQTPHRTAADFARAMLDSGVFTVVASTWYWELQAATLRRGMIPVSFAPSTDGALRYTSESVALLRAMKDRTVATAHEVMRRAIEVEGMTPAQAVQKYHYEDDVIAKQYALLPESEQPRCLGTMATTVGGARYSALPDVAQALVTTFVRLLDRVELSDTGEEYPLSIEVDPGLGLQTKVFHVPDMNCSHCKMSITGLLTSLGITVLEINLETKRVVVDLPSIDLRDQAFGAIRSAGYTVVAPGRT; encoded by the coding sequence ATGACCACTCACCCCGATCACCCGGATCACCCGGAGGAGGCCGAACCGCTGGAGCGGTACGACCGCGCCGAGGCCTCGGCGGTGCTGGCGCGCCTGGCCCAGCCCGGGCTGTTCGCCCCCCGCGGCGAGCCGATGCCGGAGGCCCTCCTGGGTCCGCAGCGCACGGTGCGCTACCGGATGACCGCACTGCCGACCGACCCGGACTCGCCGCTGGCCGCGATGCGGGTCCGCTACCGCGAGAAGTTCATGCAGCCCTGTCCGCTCGAGGCGGTCACCTTCGCCACCCACCACGTGGTGTGGGACGACAGCGACGGGGTGCCGAACGTGGCCCACGTCGGGCCGAGCGGGCTCGGCCCGGTCGTGCCGATCGTGGCACGCGAGGCAACCCTGGCGTTGTGGCGTGCGCTGGCCGCCAACGAGCGACTCGACCGCGACATCGCGGCGCTCGGCGCTGCGGACCGTGAGGTGCTGTCCGGGACGACGACCGATCGGGAACCGTTGGAGATCCTGCGGATCGGGGTGGAGGCGACCAGCCGAACCCTGGTGCAGCACGCCTATCTGGCCGACCAGACCCCCCACCGCACCGCCGCCGACTTCGCCCGCGCGATGCTCGACAGCGGGGTGTTCACCGTCGTGGCGAGCACCTGGTACTGGGAGTTGCAGGCCGCCACCTTGCGCCGCGGCATGATCCCGGTGTCCTTCGCTCCCAGCACGGATGGCGCGCTGCGGTACACCAGCGAGTCCGTCGCCCTGCTGCGGGCGATGAAGGACCGCACCGTCGCCACGGCGCACGAGGTGATGCGCCGGGCGATCGAGGTCGAGGGCATGACCCCGGCGCAGGCAGTACAGAAGTACCACTACGAGGACGACGTGATCGCCAAGCAGTACGCCCTGCTGCCCGAATCGGAGCAACCGCGCTGCCTCGGCACGATGGCCACCACGGTCGGCGGTGCCCGGTACAGCGCACTTCCCGATGTGGCGCAGGCGCTGGTGACGACCTTCGTGCGCCTGCTCGATCGGGTCGAGCTGTCGGACACCGGCGAGGAGTACCCGTTGTCGATCGAGGTCGACCCCGGGCTCGGGTTGCAGACCAAGGTGTTCCACGTACCCGACATGAACTGCTCACACTGCAAGATGAGCATCACCGGGCTGCTGACCTCGCTGGGGATCACCGTGCTGGAGATCAACCTGGAGACCAAGCGCGTCGTGGTCGACCTGCCCTCGATCGACCTGCGTGACCAGGCGTTCGGCGCGATCCGTTCGGCCGGCTACACCGTCGTCGCACCGGGACGGACATGA
- a CDS encoding aminotransferase class V-fold PLP-dependent enzyme: protein MDQATLNAPALPRHSGTRAEFPSLAADPDVVYLDSAATTQTPRRVIDAVAAHLADRTANPGRGGYPWATRASRLIAEVRSRTAAFIGAEHPEEVVFTAGATASLNAVAQGWGAAVLREGDEILYNPIDHSSLVLPWVALRQELAARGTRISLVPYDVTPTGEADTADIRRKLSPRTRLIVTSHVHGVFGARTTLRELRGHLDDSVHLLFDCSQSVGHVPVDVTELGADFATFSGHKMFALPGTGVLYCRRRVHGALAPFLPGGGPGVRLDRDAATGEPTVRRLAMPAAWENGTPNTPGIVALGEAIAFIEDHGLDRIGDQVTALTLRLIAGLRALPRVELLPGVAFASCRVGYGIVSFTVRGERADDVGFALSALGFFVRTGQHCLSGDQFRDSVRVGLHLYTTPEDVDRFLGALRDILEGGG, encoded by the coding sequence ATGGACCAGGCCACGCTCAACGCTCCGGCGCTCCCTCGCCACAGCGGCACTCGGGCCGAGTTCCCGTCCCTGGCAGCCGATCCCGACGTGGTCTACCTCGACAGCGCCGCGACCACCCAGACCCCCCGGCGCGTGATCGACGCGGTCGCCGCCCACCTGGCCGACCGGACGGCGAATCCCGGCCGTGGCGGGTACCCGTGGGCCACCCGTGCATCACGGCTGATCGCCGAGGTGCGCTCCCGGACGGCGGCGTTCATCGGCGCCGAACACCCGGAGGAGGTGGTCTTCACCGCGGGTGCGACCGCGAGCCTGAACGCCGTCGCGCAGGGCTGGGGCGCCGCGGTACTGCGGGAGGGCGACGAGATCCTCTACAACCCGATCGACCACTCCTCGCTCGTGCTGCCCTGGGTGGCGCTGCGCCAGGAACTCGCCGCCCGAGGGACCCGGATCAGTCTGGTCCCCTACGACGTGACCCCTACCGGCGAGGCCGACACGGCCGACATCCGGCGCAAGCTGTCCCCGCGCACCCGCCTCATCGTGACCAGCCACGTCCACGGGGTGTTCGGCGCCCGCACCACCCTGCGGGAACTGCGCGGTCACCTCGACGACTCGGTGCACCTGCTGTTCGACTGCAGTCAGAGCGTCGGCCACGTGCCGGTGGACGTCACCGAACTCGGCGCCGACTTCGCCACCTTCTCGGGTCACAAGATGTTCGCGCTGCCGGGCACGGGGGTGCTCTATTGCCGTCGCCGGGTGCACGGTGCGTTGGCACCCTTCCTGCCGGGAGGGGGCCCCGGTGTCCGGCTCGACCGGGACGCCGCGACCGGTGAGCCCACGGTGCGCCGGTTGGCGATGCCGGCTGCCTGGGAGAACGGCACCCCGAACACCCCCGGAATCGTGGCTCTCGGCGAGGCGATCGCCTTCATCGAGGATCACGGGCTGGACCGGATCGGGGACCAGGTCACGGCGTTGACCCTGCGCCTGATCGCCGGGTTGCGGGCGCTGCCGCGGGTGGAACTGTTGCCCGGCGTCGCCTTCGCGAGCTGCCGGGTGGGGTACGGGATCGTGTCCTTCACGGTGCGCGGCGAGCGGGCCGACGACGTCGGGTTCGCGCTCAGCGCTCTGGGCTTCTTCGTCCGCACCGGGCAACACTGCCTGTCCGGCGATCAGTTTCGTGACTCGGTACGAGTCGGGCTGCACCTCTACACCACCCCCGAGGACGTCGATCGCTTCCTCGGCGCGCTGCGGGACATTCTCGAGGGAGGCGGATAG
- a CDS encoding baseplate assembly protein has protein sequence MTTFYGKYRGTVVGNLDPMTRGRVQVSVPAVLGDGRMSWAEACVPYAGNKVGFFAVPPVGANVWVEFEGGDPEYPILAGCFWGQGEAPGNGLPTTKILETDAISVTLDDLPGGGGLTIEVGSPAVSVPMTIACTSSGIELSMGSSKVVLSAASVSINNGALEVT, from the coding sequence GTGACCACCTTCTACGGCAAGTATCGCGGCACCGTCGTCGGCAACCTCGACCCGATGACCCGCGGCCGGGTGCAGGTGTCGGTGCCGGCCGTGCTGGGGGACGGGCGTATGAGCTGGGCCGAGGCCTGCGTTCCGTACGCCGGCAACAAGGTCGGCTTCTTCGCCGTCCCGCCGGTCGGGGCCAACGTGTGGGTCGAATTCGAGGGCGGCGACCCCGAGTACCCGATCCTGGCGGGCTGCTTCTGGGGGCAGGGCGAGGCGCCGGGCAACGGACTGCCGACCACGAAGATCCTCGAGACCGACGCGATCTCGGTCACCCTCGACGACCTGCCCGGCGGTGGCGGACTCACCATCGAGGTCGGCTCGCCCGCGGTCTCGGTGCCCATGACGATCGCCTGCACGTCCTCGGGCATCGAACTGAGCATGGGGTCGTCAAAGGTCGTGCTCAGCGCCGCCTCGGTATCGATCAACAACGGTGCCCTGGAGGTGACGTGA
- a CDS encoding GPW/gp25 family protein, producing MSLDAGSAARFHLATPLALDGRGRTALADEEAYLRGLIEHVLFTRPGERVMRPDYGSGVDALVFAPGGDELAQATRSLVHAALQRFLGDLLRVEEVVVTANESRLDVTVGYVPLRAPADEPRRIVQVSGGPGSSGVAGASP from the coding sequence ATGAGCCTGGATGCCGGATCGGCTGCCCGCTTTCACCTCGCCACGCCGCTGGCGCTCGACGGCCGCGGCCGCACCGCCCTGGCCGACGAGGAGGCCTACCTGCGCGGCCTGATCGAACATGTGCTGTTCACGCGGCCCGGCGAACGCGTGATGCGCCCGGACTACGGCAGCGGGGTGGACGCCCTGGTTTTCGCTCCCGGTGGGGATGAACTCGCCCAGGCCACCAGATCGTTGGTTCATGCTGCGCTGCAACGCTTCCTGGGCGACCTGCTGCGTGTCGAGGAGGTCGTGGTCACGGCGAACGAGTCACGGCTGGACGTCACCGTCGGCTACGTCCCGCTGCGGGCGCCGGCCGACGAGCCACGTCGCATCGTCCAGGTCTCCGGCGGGCCGGGGTCCAGCGGCGTGGCCGGAGCCTCGCCGTGA
- a CDS encoding putative baseplate assembly protein — MSGPVLGPLLTGADIDREARRVQVEGEPGIDGIDFVEVIGNYPGSERFVPRAPVQRTLLVHLLNDAVPADLDATRVSIVGGVRTDPTINPVRVVWAYPALAVAGEAGSPPGPLPAGVEEFDTDLVDGALPQGAAVRRRVLVVRTSSSGDWSTYLLRLLGAGGEGVPDGFDEPLSSMPFSFTIDCPSHLDCCAPTPAAVALSGSPLQDYLARDYEALRARLVDRLSTLMPRWSDRNPADPAIMLAELFAALGDRLAYWQDAVAVEAYLGTARQRTSVRRHARLLDYVVHEGCSARVWLALTTDIPTLLGAGAAVADAVPAGFAPQPVEVHGGGGAVFETVADARLTPQRNQVPLDSWQDPDHVLPSGTTSAFLAVPAGQGTLGMLAGHVLVLADLPSPGPGNPAGGPVAAGDPAVRYAVRLDRDPVVHRDLLRSEVDIVEVTWHRDDALPGPLRVSEPAADGTAQVRAVALANVVLADHGASVSGEPLPAEPESAASGAPYRPRLARTGLAFVDPADPLPSAGAGALATPDPRSAGAALTLDDGERRWTPVPDLIGSSRFDAHVVVEPEPDGVARLRFGDGVTGRSPGRQPVFSAHYRLGGGSAGNVGSGRLTTWLTRPDGAPAVDSGAVLTVWNPLPAQGGTDPEGLDQVRQLAPFAFRTQLRAVTTDDYAAVAETVPGVQRSVDRRRWAGSWYVHEVTVDALASGAGDDAVGPAVASLLEVRRMAGVDVEVTQPVFVPLLVGLFVCPAAGYLAADVERALLEVLSARPLPGGATGLFHPDRFTFGQPLYVSDVVATAMAVPGVAWVDVTGFARLADPPSATAVNLAAGVIRVGSREVLQCDSDPNNPDAGRVDLVIGGGR, encoded by the coding sequence GTGAGCGGGCCGGTGCTCGGCCCGCTGCTCACCGGCGCCGACATCGACCGTGAGGCGCGCCGGGTGCAGGTCGAGGGCGAACCGGGCATCGACGGGATCGACTTCGTCGAGGTGATCGGCAACTACCCGGGCAGCGAGCGCTTCGTGCCGCGGGCGCCCGTGCAACGCACCCTGCTGGTCCACCTGCTCAACGACGCGGTGCCGGCCGACCTCGACGCCACGCGGGTGAGCATCGTCGGTGGGGTGCGCACCGACCCGACGATCAACCCGGTGCGCGTCGTCTGGGCCTACCCGGCGCTGGCCGTCGCGGGTGAGGCGGGAAGCCCCCCGGGGCCGCTGCCCGCCGGCGTCGAGGAGTTCGACACCGACCTCGTGGACGGCGCGCTGCCACAGGGTGCCGCAGTCCGTCGGCGCGTGCTGGTGGTGCGCACGTCGTCGAGTGGTGACTGGTCGACCTACCTGCTGCGCCTGCTGGGCGCCGGGGGAGAGGGCGTGCCCGACGGCTTCGACGAGCCGCTGTCGAGCATGCCGTTCAGTTTCACGATCGACTGCCCGAGCCACCTCGACTGCTGTGCGCCCACCCCGGCGGCGGTGGCGCTGTCCGGGTCGCCGCTGCAGGACTACCTGGCCCGCGACTACGAGGCCTTGCGGGCGCGGTTGGTCGATCGACTCTCGACGCTGATGCCGCGCTGGAGCGACCGCAACCCCGCCGACCCGGCCATCATGCTCGCGGAGCTGTTCGCCGCCCTCGGCGACCGTCTCGCCTACTGGCAGGACGCCGTCGCTGTCGAGGCCTACCTGGGCACCGCCCGGCAGCGGACCTCGGTGCGCCGGCACGCTCGGCTGCTCGACTACGTGGTGCACGAGGGGTGTTCGGCGCGGGTCTGGCTCGCGCTGACCACCGACATCCCGACGCTGCTGGGTGCCGGGGCGGCGGTGGCCGATGCCGTGCCCGCCGGGTTCGCGCCCCAGCCGGTCGAGGTACACGGTGGGGGTGGCGCCGTGTTCGAGACGGTCGCCGATGCCCGCCTCACCCCGCAGCGCAACCAGGTGCCGTTGGATTCCTGGCAGGACCCCGACCACGTGCTGCCGTCCGGCACCACCTCGGCCTTCCTGGCCGTCCCGGCCGGTCAGGGCACCCTGGGGATGCTGGCCGGCCACGTGCTCGTGCTCGCCGACCTGCCCTCGCCCGGGCCGGGCAACCCGGCCGGCGGTCCGGTCGCGGCCGGCGACCCCGCGGTGCGGTACGCGGTGCGGCTGGATCGGGACCCCGTCGTCCACCGCGACCTGCTGCGATCCGAGGTCGACATCGTCGAGGTGACCTGGCACCGCGACGACGCGCTGCCGGGGCCATTGCGGGTCAGCGAGCCCGCCGCGGACGGCACGGCGCAGGTGCGCGCCGTCGCGCTGGCCAATGTCGTGCTCGCCGACCACGGGGCGAGCGTGTCCGGTGAACCGTTGCCGGCCGAGCCTGAGTCGGCCGCCTCGGGCGCTCCGTACCGTCCCCGGCTCGCGCGCACCGGCCTGGCCTTCGTCGACCCTGCCGATCCGTTGCCCTCCGCCGGGGCCGGCGCCCTGGCAACACCCGATCCGCGGTCAGCTGGTGCGGCCCTGACCCTGGACGACGGCGAACGGCGCTGGACGCCGGTGCCCGACCTGATCGGCAGCAGCAGGTTCGATGCCCACGTCGTCGTCGAGCCGGAGCCGGACGGCGTGGCCCGCCTGCGGTTCGGCGATGGCGTCACCGGTCGTTCACCCGGCCGGCAGCCGGTGTTCTCCGCGCACTACCGACTCGGGGGCGGCAGCGCCGGCAACGTCGGGTCCGGGCGACTCACCACCTGGCTGACCCGGCCGGACGGCGCGCCCGCGGTCGACTCCGGGGCGGTGCTCACCGTGTGGAACCCGTTGCCCGCCCAGGGCGGCACCGATCCGGAGGGCCTGGACCAGGTGCGGCAACTGGCCCCGTTCGCGTTCCGCACCCAGCTCCGGGCGGTCACCACCGACGACTACGCCGCGGTCGCCGAGACGGTGCCCGGGGTACAGCGCAGCGTCGACCGCCGTCGCTGGGCCGGCTCGTGGTACGTGCACGAGGTCACCGTCGACGCCCTCGCCTCCGGTGCCGGGGACGACGCCGTCGGGCCGGCCGTGGCGAGTCTGCTCGAGGTGCGGCGGATGGCCGGCGTGGACGTCGAGGTGACCCAGCCGGTCTTCGTGCCGCTGCTGGTGGGCCTGTTCGTGTGTCCTGCCGCCGGGTATCTCGCAGCGGATGTCGAGCGGGCGCTGCTCGAGGTCCTGTCGGCCCGCCCGTTGCCCGGCGGTGCCACCGGCCTGTTCCATCCCGACCGGTTCACCTTCGGTCAACCGCTCTACGTCAGTGACGTGGTGGCCACGGCGATGGCCGTGCCCGGCGTGGCGTGGGTGGACGTCACCGGCTTCGCGCGGCTGGCGGACCCGCCGTCCGCCACCGCGGTCAACCTGGCGGCAGGGGTGATCCGGGTCGGCAGCCGCGAGGTGCTGCAGTGCGACAGCGATCCGAACAACCCGGACGCCGGCCGGGTCGACCTCGTGATCGGGGGTGGCCGATGA